In Mongoliitalea daihaiensis, one DNA window encodes the following:
- a CDS encoding response regulator — protein sequence MMNTNILIVEDDNVFCKLLTRFLSKKGFLVKDAQDGKTALKLIEQEEFSIGIFDYRLPDMDGIEILQIIKEKNPTTKVVIMTRYGDEGIAHLAIAKGADAFIAKPINPIELLEVIQGI from the coding sequence ATGATGAATACAAATATTTTGATCGTAGAAGATGACAACGTCTTTTGTAAACTATTAACTCGATTTTTGAGTAAAAAAGGCTTTTTAGTAAAAGATGCCCAAGATGGCAAAACAGCTCTCAAACTAATTGAACAAGAAGAGTTTTCGATTGGTATTTTCGATTATAGGTTACCGGATATGGATGGTATTGAAATATTGCAAATTATCAAAGAGAAAAACCCAACTACCAAAGTGGTCATCATGACTCGGTATGGAGATGAAGGAATCGCACACCTAGCAATCGCCAAGGGTGCAGATGCTTTTATTGCCAAACCTATAAATCCAATAGAATTACTCGAAGTTATCCAAGGAATTTGA